A single window of Eucalyptus grandis isolate ANBG69807.140 chromosome 1, ASM1654582v1, whole genome shotgun sequence DNA harbors:
- the LOC104453259 gene encoding MLO-like protein 15, with translation MYQCLARNPTRRERERDGRRREGPTLEFTPTWVLAVVCTVIVVISLAVERFLHYAGKYLQKRNQKPLFDALQKIKEELMLLGFISLLLAVFQDSIGKICISEELADKWLPCEKNAKIATDKHSSTTAHFQTNFFPPGGRRLLNGNSAASSDYCSDKKVPLLSQTALHHLHIFIFVLAAVHVVFCALTILCGGAQIRRWKRWEDAIQEEEFDPEEALPSKFTNVQDHTFIRGRLIGIGKNLSILSWVHSFIKQFYGSVTRSDYTTLRLGFITAHCRGNPKFNFHKYMIRALEADFKKVVGISWYLWLFVVVFLLVNVAGWHAYFWISFIPLTLLLVVGTKLEHVITRLAQDVAQRHIAIAGDLIVQPSDDHFWFHRPRLILVLIHIILFQNSFELAFLLFVLIRYKLNSCVTREIHFIIPRLVIRVFVQLLCGYSTLPLYAIVTQMGTSFKKAIFDEHIQQGLAGWAQQAKKNNNLRKRATDGSSVQTGSKQGLVGVELTKNGGDRTATGGVEAQEIKQSPSPTSTTSSKTQTLAKTWS, from the exons ATGTATCAATGTCTGGCCAGAAACCCTACAcga agagagagagagagagatggcaggAGGAGGGAGGGACCGACGTTGGAGTTCACGCCGACGTGGGTGCTCGCCGTTGTTTGCACCGTGATAGTCGTCATTTCTCTGGCTGTCGAGCGGTTTCTTCATTATGCCGGCAAG TATCTCCAGAAGAGGAACCAGAAACCGCTCTTTGACGCCTTACAGAAAATCAAAGAAG AGCTAATGCTGTTGGGTTTCATATCGCTCCTGCTCGCTGTGTTCCAAGACAGTATAGGCAAGATTTGCATTTCGGAAGAGCTCGCGGATAAGTGGCTACCTTGCGAGAAGAATGCCAAAATTGCCACCGACAAGCACAGCAGCACCACTGCTCATTTCCAGACTAATTTCTTCCCTCCTGGAGGACGCCGCCTTCTCAACGGAAATTCAGCAGCTTCCTCCGACTACTGCAGTGACAAA AAGGTGCCGTTGTTGTCTCAAACGGCGCTTCATCATCTGCACATTTTCATCTTCGTGCTGGCCGCTGTGCATGTGGTTTTCTGTGCGTTAACGATCCTATGCGGAGGAGCACAG ATACGCCGATGGAAGCGATGGGAGGATGCCATTCAGGAGGAGGAGTTTGATCCCGAAGAGG CTTTGCCATCAAAGTTCACAAATGTTCAGGATCACACCTTCATCAGAGGACGTTTAATTGGCATTGGCAAGAACTTATCTATTCTCAGCTGGGTG CATTCCTTTATCAAGCAGTTTTATGGTTCTGTGACCAGGTCGGATTATACCACGCTTCGTTTGGGTTTTATCACG GCTCATTGTAGAGGCAATCCGAAATTCAATTTCCACAAGTACATGATACGCGCTCTGGAGGCCGATTTCAAGAAAGTTGTTGGAATAAG TTGGTACCTTTGGCTATTTGTTGTGGTCTTCTTGCTGGTCAATGTTGCCG GTTGGCACGCGTACTTCTGGATATCTTTCATCCCGTTGACT CTTTTGCTGGTGGTCGGAACCAAACTGGAGCATGTGATAACTCGGTTGGCCCAGGACGTTGCCCAGAGGCATATAGCGATTGCAGGGGACTTAATTGTTCAGCCTTCTGATGACCATTTCTGGTTCCACCGGCCTCGGCTCATTCTCGTCCTGATTCACATCATTCTGTTCCAAAACTCCTTTGAACTGGCTTTCTTGCTCTTCGTATTG ATCCgatataaattaaattcctGCGTGACGCGCGAGATCCATTTTATCATCCCAAGACTTGTCATTCG AGTGTTTGTCCAGCTCCTTTGTGGTTACAGCACACTACCTCTATACGCAATTGTAACACAG ATGGGGACTTCGTTCAAGAAGGCGATATTTGACGAACACATACAACAGGGGCTCGCTGGCTGGGCCCAGCAGGcgaaaaagaacaataatttaAGAAAACGCGCCACTGATGGGTCTAGTGTTCAAACGGGTTCAAAACAGGGATTGGTTGGAGTTGAGCTGACCAAAAATGGCGGAGATCGTACTGCGACGGGAGGTGTGGAAGCGCAGGAAATCAAGCAATCTCCATCTCCAACCTCCACAACCTCCTCCAAGACGCAGACACTGGCGAAGACATGGAGTTAG
- the LOC104429838 gene encoding MLO-like protein 15, which translates to MAGGANEPTLEFTPTWVLAVVCTVIVVISLAVERFLHYAGKYLKKRNQKPLFDALQKIKEELMLLGFISLLLAVFQDSIGKICISEELADKWLPCKKRAAHKHSSTTAHFLTNFFPPGGRRHLTEDSAASSDYGSGKGKVGKVPLLSLTALHHLHIFIFVLAAVHVVFCALTILCGGAQIRLWKRWEDAIQKEEFDSEEALRTKFTNVQEHTFIRGRFLGIGKNLSILSWVHSFIKQFYGCVTRSDYTTLRFGFIMAHCRGNPKFNFHKYMIRALEADFKKVVGISWYLWLFVVVFLLLNVAGWHAYFWISFIPLTLLLAVGTKLEHVITRLAQDVAQRHIAVAGDLVVKPSDDHFWFHRPRLILILIHIILFQNSFELAFLLFIWIRYKFKSCLMHEVDFIVPRLVIGVFVQLLCSYSTLPLYAIVTQMGTSFKKAIFDEHIQQGLVGWAQQAKKNNNLRKPATDGSSVQTGSKQGLVGVELTKNGGDLTATGDVEAQEIKQSSSPTSSKMQTLAKTWS; encoded by the exons atggcaGGAGGAGCGAACGAACCGACGTTGGAGTTCACGCCAACGTGGGTGCTCGCCGTTGTTTGCACCGTGATAGTCGTCATTTCTCTGGCTGTTGAGCGGTTTCTCCATTATGCCGGCAAG TATCTCAAGAAGAGGAACCAGAAACCGCTCTTTGACGCCTTACAGAAAATCAAAGAAG AGCTAATGCTGTTGGGTTTCATATCGCTCCTGCTCGCTGTGTTCCAAGACAGTATAGGCAAGATTTGCATTTCGGAAGAGCTCGCGGATAAGTGGCTACCTTGCAAGAAGAGAGCCGCCCACAAGCACAGCAGCACCACTGCTCATTTCCTGACTAATTTCTTCCCTCCTGGAGGACGCCGCCATCTCACCGAAGATTCAGCGGCTTCCTCTGACTACGGCAGTGGCAAG GGGAAGGTGGGGAAGGTGCCGTTGTTGTCTCTCACGGCGCTTCATCATCTGCACATTTTCATCTTCGTGCTGGCCGCTGTGCACGTGGTTTTCTGCGCGTTAACGATCCTATGCGGGGGAGCACAG ATACGCCTATGGAAGCGATGGGAGGATGCCATTCAGAAGGAGGAGTTTGACTCCGAAGAGG CTTTGCGAACAAAGTTCACAAATGTTCAGGAGCACACCTTCATCAGAGGACGTTTTCTTGGCATTGGCAAGAACTTATCTATACTCAGCTGGGTG CATTCCTTTATCAAGCAGTTTTATGGTTGTGTGACCAGGTCGGATTATACCACGCTTCGGTTTGGTTTTATCATG GCTCACTGTAGAGGCAATCCGAAATTCAATTTCCACAAGTACATGATACGCGCTCTGGAGGCCGATTTCAAGAAAGTTGTGGGAATAAG TTGGTATCTTTGGCTATTCGTTGTGGTCTTCTTGCTGCTCAATGTTGCCG GTTGGCACGCGTACTTCTGGATATCTTTCATCCCGTTGACT CTTTTGCTGGCGGTCGGAACCAAACTGGAGCATGTGATAACTCGGTTGGCCCAGGACGTTGCCCAGAGGCATATAGCGGTTGCAGGGGACTTAGTTGTTAAGCCTTCTGATGACCATTTCTGGTTCCACCGGCCTCGGCTCATTCTCATCCTGATTCACATCATTCTGTTCCAAAACTCCTTTGAACTGGCTTTCTTGCTCTTCATATGG ATCCGATATAAATTCAAGTCCTGCCTAATGCACGAGGTCGATTTTATCGTCCCAAGACTTGTCATTGG AGTGTTTGTCCAGCTCCTTTGTAGTTACAGCACACTACCTCTATACGCAATTGTAACACAG ATGGGGACTTCGTTCAAGAAGGCAATATTTGACGAACACATACAACAGGGGCTCGTTGGCTGGGCCCAGCAGGcgaaaaagaacaataatttaAGAAAACCAGCCACTGATGGGTCTAGTGTTCAAACGGGTTCAAAACAGGGATTGGTTGGAGTTGAGCTGACCAAAAATGGCGGAGATCTTACTGCGACGGGAGATGTGGAAGCGCAGGAAATCAAGCAATCTTCATCTCCAACCTCCTCCAAGATGCAGACACTGGCGAAGACATGGAGTTAG